The proteins below are encoded in one region of Nitrospira sp.:
- the solA gene encoding N-methyltryptophan oxidase, which produces MSRRFDAIVLGLGAMGAAALWRLARRGVHAIGVDQFERAHARGSSHGEARICRQAYFEHPDYVPLCRRAYALWDELEQDAARLNRRDGAMSPGAAIFERCGLLMFGPADAPMVSGVRRACETHGLAVEALSHEAVRARWPQFDLDDDLTCLLESDAGYLRVEPAIRTMLAAAESLGAEVRTGAPVRDWSADDRGARITLAHDGTTIEADRLIIAAGPWSGSLLRGLGLPFSVLRKVQLWFACDDTRYANCPVFAYQSEGAFMYGFPMLEPGRIKLAEHTGREVVDDPGSPDRALRPDDIERVAAFAARRLAGVSPRVVRHSVCMYTMTPDEHFVIDRHPQYDSVSFAAGFSGHGFKFAPLVGSILADFATAGATDEPIDFLRFSRSALR; this is translated from the coding sequence ATGAGCAGGCGATTCGACGCGATTGTCCTCGGACTCGGCGCCATGGGCGCCGCCGCGCTGTGGCGCCTCGCCCGCCGCGGCGTGCACGCCATCGGCGTCGATCAGTTCGAACGGGCGCACGCGCGCGGCAGCTCACATGGCGAAGCCCGCATCTGCCGCCAGGCCTACTTTGAACATCCCGACTATGTGCCCCTGTGCCGACGCGCCTACGCCCTGTGGGACGAGCTCGAGCAGGACGCCGCGCGGTTGAATCGCCGCGACGGCGCGATGTCCCCCGGCGCCGCAATCTTCGAGCGCTGCGGGCTGCTGATGTTCGGGCCGGCCGATGCGCCGATGGTCAGCGGCGTGCGACGCGCGTGTGAAACGCACGGTCTCGCCGTCGAGGCGCTGTCCCACGAGGCGGTGCGAGCACGCTGGCCCCAGTTTGATCTCGATGACGACCTCACCTGCCTGCTCGAATCGGACGCCGGCTACCTGCGCGTCGAACCCGCGATCCGCACCATGCTCGCGGCGGCCGAGTCGCTGGGCGCGGAGGTCCGGACCGGCGCCCCGGTCCGCGACTGGTCCGCCGACGACCGGGGCGCGCGTATCACGCTCGCCCACGATGGAACCACGATCGAGGCGGATCGCCTGATCATCGCCGCCGGACCCTGGTCCGGGTCGCTGCTGCGCGGCCTTGGCCTGCCTTTCAGCGTGCTGCGCAAGGTCCAGTTATGGTTCGCCTGCGACGACACCCGCTATGCGAACTGCCCCGTCTTCGCGTATCAGTCCGAGGGCGCTTTCATGTACGGCTTCCCGATGCTGGAGCCCGGACGGATCAAACTGGCGGAGCACACCGGGCGCGAAGTCGTCGACGACCCCGGGTCCCCGGACCGCGCCCTGCGTCCCGACGATATCGAACGCGTCGCCGCTTTCGCGGCCCGGCGCCTGGCCGGCGTCTCGCCGCGCGTTGTGCGGCATTCGGTGTGCATGTACACGATGACGCCGGACGAGCATTTTGTGATCGACCGGCATCCACAGTACGATTCGGTCTCGTTCGCGGCGGGTTTCAGCGGGCATGGCTTCAAGTTCGCGCCGCTGGTCGGGTCGATTCTGGCGGATTTCGCCACAGCCGGCGCCACGGACGAGCCGATTGATTTCCTGAGGTTCTCACGGAGCGCGCTGCGATGA
- the rnd gene encoding ribonuclease D — translation MSKSVIEVVTEQADLDALCADVRERGMFCFDTEFIRDDTYDANLCLVQVAIGDEVTLFDPLAGLDLAGFWELVTDPDILTIVHAGKEDFEVCTRKTGKAPRNVFDVQIAAGFVGYGYPLSLSRLVFVARRKRITKGQTLTDWSRRPLTDDQLRYAAEDVVHLPATYAKIVKKLKELGRTAWAVEEFERFENTDFYRPPAVDRLARFKGARRLDGLGLEILLRLIEWRDQWAAERNRPLRAMMRDDMLVEVARRAPRKATDLEVLRGFPQAKNRRVVDQILKIVEDARGVPPAQRPKQTEQREETPTMRVTLDLLSAVLRFVCFEDQVSQELVGGAQRLRDLLDHLEGHTSEAPMLLTGWRKEFIGQRLVELLSGKSELHLSGWPEQLRLDIITE, via the coding sequence ATGTCCAAATCGGTGATCGAAGTGGTAACGGAACAGGCCGACCTGGATGCGCTGTGCGCCGACGTGCGCGAGCGCGGCATGTTCTGCTTTGATACGGAGTTCATTCGCGACGACACGTATGACGCGAATCTGTGCCTCGTGCAGGTGGCGATTGGCGATGAGGTTACGTTGTTTGATCCGCTGGCGGGGCTCGACCTGGCCGGATTCTGGGAACTGGTGACCGACCCGGACATTCTCACGATCGTGCATGCCGGGAAGGAAGACTTCGAAGTCTGCACGCGAAAGACCGGCAAGGCGCCGCGAAATGTGTTTGACGTGCAGATCGCGGCGGGCTTCGTCGGATATGGCTATCCGCTCAGTCTGTCGCGGCTTGTGTTCGTGGCGCGGCGGAAACGGATTACCAAGGGGCAGACGCTGACCGACTGGTCGCGCCGGCCGCTGACCGACGACCAGCTCCGCTACGCGGCCGAGGATGTCGTGCACCTGCCCGCGACCTACGCGAAGATTGTCAAGAAACTGAAGGAACTCGGACGCACGGCGTGGGCGGTCGAGGAGTTTGAGCGGTTTGAGAACACGGATTTCTATCGCCCGCCGGCGGTCGATCGGCTGGCGCGTTTCAAAGGGGCGCGGCGGCTGGACGGGCTGGGCCTCGAAATTCTGCTGCGGCTGATCGAGTGGCGTGACCAATGGGCGGCGGAGCGGAATCGTCCGCTGCGCGCGATGATGCGGGATGACATGCTCGTCGAGGTGGCGCGCCGCGCGCCGCGGAAGGCGACCGACCTGGAAGTGCTGCGCGGCTTTCCGCAGGCGAAGAATCGCCGCGTGGTGGATCAGATTCTGAAGATTGTCGAGGACGCCCGCGGGGTACCGCCGGCGCAGCGCCCGAAGCAGACGGAACAGCGCGAAGAAACGCCGACGATGCGCGTCACGCTCGATCTGCTGTCGGCGGTGCTGCGGTTCGTCTGTTTCGAAGACCAGGTCAGCCAGGAACTCGTCGGCGGGGCCCAACGGCTCCGCGATCTGCTGGACCACCTTGAGGGCCACACATCGGAGGCGCCTATGCTGCTGACGGGCTGGCGGAAGGAGTTCATCGGCCAGCGCCTCGTCGAACTGCTCAGCGGCAAGAGCGAGTTACATTTGTCGGGCTGGCCGGAGCAATTGCGGCTGGACATCATCACGGAATAG